The Candidatus Acidiferrales bacterium genome contains the following window.
CCGGGGGCCTCGCGAATTGCCCTGAGCGGCGATCGAAGAGCTAAACATACGGCAAATCTATAGCAGATGTTAACCGAGTTGTCAACAGTATTCTGCAGAGTTAATTTGCGCGCGCGATAAGTTTCAAACTGCAGATTCCCTACCTGCCCGCCACGGCGGGCAGGCGGCAGGCAGGCTCGGAATGAGAGCGAAAAGCTAACGCGACTCGGAGAGTCGCGCGGCCCGACAAATGCGGTCGGGCCCTACAAATGCGGCGAAGGCGCAGGCGAGGCGCAAAGCCACTGTTGCTTAGAATGAATTTTGCACCGGGAATGACTGTTACACCGGTTAGCCAAACCTGAGCATCGGACTTTCCAATTACCTAGCGTGCATTTGCAAGTCCGAGAGGCTAACCTTTTGGCGGGGAGCGGTGTCTGATACAAGTGGGGACGCTGCGTTCTTAGGCATCACAGGAGGGGCATCGATGAACACCCTCGTGCAGGACATAAAGTATGGCATTCGTGTGCTCGCCAAATCGCCGGGTTTCACGGCTGTCGCGGTGCTGTCGCTGACGCTGGGAATTGGCGCGAACACGACGATCTTCACGCTGGCGAAAGCGATTTTTCTGCAAACGGTTCCGGTGAAAGATGCAGGGCGCGTGGTGGCGTTCTTTTCCGATCAGGTGAGCCGCAAGGGACCTCCGCAGGAATATCTTGGCACACCTTATCCGAATGCAGTCGATTACGTGCAGAACCTGAAGTCCTTCACCGGCACTTCGATTGCGATTTTTAACGGATTTAACCTGACGATTTCGGGAAAGCAGACGCAGGTTACCGGGCAACTGGTCAGCGGGAATTTTTTTGACGTGCTCGGCGTGCAGCCAGTGATGGGCCGAGGGCTTTCGCCGGACGATGAAAGCTCGCGGCGTCCGGTCGCGGTGATCAGCTACAATTTTTGGAAAACACAATTCGGCTCAGACCCGCAAATTTTGGGCAAAAGCATTCAACTGGATCAGATGGAATATTCCGTGATTGGGGTCGCGCCGCAAAGTTTCCAGCAAATTGGAAACCTCGGCAGTCCTGAGGTGTGGGTCCCCATCTCCCTGGCGGATGATGTTTTGACCGGACAGGCGAAGGAAATGTTTCATGATCGCAGCTTCCGCATGACCGGGATGGTGGCGCGGCTCAAGCCCGGAGTGACGTTCTCGCAGGCGCAGAATGAGGTTCATGATCTTAGTTTGCAACTGCAAAAGGAATATCCGAAGGTCAACAGCGGACGGAACGAAACCATTGTACCGATTAACGAGACGACCGTTCCGCCGCAAGTGCACAACATATTTGTGCTGGCTGGCGCGCTGATGATGGGAATTGTGGGCCTGGTGCTGCTGATTGCGTGCGCGAACGTGGCAAATTTGCTGCTGGCGCGGGCGATGCAACGGCAGCGCGAAATAGCGGTGCGGCTGGCGCTGGGCGCTTCGCGGATGCGGCTTATCCGGCAACTTCTGACAGAGAGCCTGCTTTTGGCGCTGATCGCGGGCGGATTCGGAGTTGTCTGCGCGTACTGGGCGAAGTCGGCGATTCTTTCGTTTTTGCCGCTCGGACTCGTGCGGCGCTTCGATTTCAGCCTGGATGGCCGTGTTTTCGCATACACGCTTGCTCTCGCTGTGGCCGCGACACTGATTTTTGGTCTTATGCCGGCACTGCAGGCTTCGCGCAAAGACAGCATCGCGGCCTTGAAGGACCGCACCGGCGCGCCGACGGGAAGCACGCGCTGGTACGGCTTGCGCGGTGTGCTGGTGATGATTCAGGTAGTGCTCTCGTTGATCGCGCTCGTCGGCGGCGGTCTTTTCATCCATAGCCTTCGCAACGCCGAGCAGATCGATCCGGGATTTGAAGTGAAGCACGATATCAGCATGCTGCTGGATCCGAGCGCGGCGCACTATGCGCAACCTCAGACGGAAGCGCTCTATCGAGACGTGGTGCAACGCCTCGACACCGTGCCGATGATTGCGAGTGCGAGCGTTTCGGATGCGCCGCCTCTGGGCGGGAGTCTGGAATGGACGACGTTCCCTGATGGCGTGGATCAAAACGATCCCCGCAATGGCAGGCTGACCCCAGTCGAGGCGGTCTCTCCGGGATATTTTTCCAGTCGTAGTATGACCTTGCTTGAAGGGCGCGATTTCAACGATTCCGATGATGCGAATGGCGAAATGGTCGCCATTGTGAACACGGCCGCAGCGGATACGTTCTGGCCGGGACAGGATCCGATTGGAAAACACCTTCATTTCATTACCACAACCTGGACTGTGACCGTGGTGGGCGAAGTGAATACGGTGAAGTACGCGAGTCTGGGGGAGCCGCCGACGGCGATCATTTATTGGCCGCTCAAGCAGCACTATTCGGAGGCAGCTTTTCTCTTCGTGCGCGCGAAGGGAGATCCAACGAAGGTCATTCCCACCGTGCGCAGCGCGATGGGTTCGCTTGCGCCCGGGGTTCCGCTGCTCGCCGTCCAAACCATCGAACAGACGCTTGATCAATCGCTGACCGCGCCGCGCATGGGCGCGGAACTGCTTGGCACATTTGGCCTGCTGGCGCTGATTCTGGCGGCGATCGGAACTTACGGGGTCATGTCGTACTCCGTAACCCAGCGAACGAGTGAAATCGGGATCCGCATGGCGCTTGGTGCACAGCCTGCGAATGTTCTGCGGCTGATACTGTCGAACGGAATGGCTATGGTCGTAGCCGGAGTTGTCATCGGGCTGGGGCTTTCGATGTTGCTGGCGAAAAGCATGCATGCGCTGCTCTATGGTATCGGGATGTTCGATCCACTCAGTTTTCTCTCCACAGCTGGGCTTTTGATTCTCGTGGCGCTCGGCGCATGCTGGATTCCAGCGAGACGAGCCATGAAAGTGGATCCCATGATCGCGTTAAGGCATGAGTAGTTAGTTTCGGGCACTTCCGCCGTTTGACCTAGCCTCAAGGATTGGGTCGGTTTGAATTTTGATTTCTCGAGGAAGGGCGCAGAGAATTCAAACTGACGAGTGACCCACGCTGCGCCCCAAGCGCAGAAACATTCAGCGTGCTTCTAGGGTGCCGCCAGGGGAGTCCGTGTTCAACTCGATGAAGTCCATGACGAGGTGAGTAAAGTCAGCGGGTTTCTCCAGATACATCAGATGCCCAACGCCGGGAACGACTACGAGACGAGAGTTCGGAATTCCTGCCTCGATCGCACCGGCATGCACAAGAACATCAGCGATGTCGGCCGAGCCGACGAGAATCAATGCTGGCACATGAATCTCATGGAGTCTTGGAAGAGCCGGCTTGCCGCCCAGTGGATAATCTGCATGGCTCATATCCTGCGGACTTGCGGATAGCAAGTCAAAGAGGCGCTTTCTGGCGGCATCGTGACCCGGTGCAACGAGATACTTGTCGGCGGACCATTCGGCGATCGCGCCCTTCACATCGCCTTTGTTCAAGAGATCGAATGCGTGCTGGCCGCGATCGAGAAAAAATTGCGAGTATGGCATTCCACTCACAACCGCCCCGACGAGCACAATTTGCTGCACCATTTCCGGGTGAGCGAGTGTGAAGTCGATTGTCAGCGAACCTCCGTGGGAACTGCCTACTATGGCGGCTCGTTTTACTTTCAAGTGATGAAGCAAAGTGGTTAGATCGTCCATTTCCCAATACCACGTTGAAGCTGCCGGACTATGGCCATACCCGCGACGGTCATAACGGATTGTATGAAAACGCTCGCAAAAAGTAGGCCAGACGTCGTCCCAAACCGCCGAATCCACCACGCCATCGTGAATAAGAACAACCGTTTGTGGAAAAGCGCTGCTACATTCCTCGTAGTATATTTTTGAACCTTCAACCTGGACAAAAGAGCCAGGCGCAGACGCATTGCCGTTTTGGGAGGTGCCTTGGGCCAGGGCGCAGAATCCCAACCCGACGAACAGGAATACAATGAGAAGAGTTTTCCCTAAAGGAATCATTTAAGCCTCCGCTGACCTGTTATAACCGAGAGCATGCACAGTCTAACCTGATCGAGCCGATGCTGCCTTACTCATTCGTTTCGGATGGGCGAAGTATGCGAGGGAACCAATCTAAAGTATAGCTGCGCTAGCAGGGCGAAGTTTCACATGGAGTGCGATACACTGGAATCCGAGGAGATGTTCGCGCCATCCCATCCACTGATGCCCACGCGACCGTTTATTCCACCACGTAGTTTCCGCGCGATCCTGCGCCGCACGATTGAACTTACGCCATCCACCAAACATTTCGAATGGGAGGTGATCGAAGGCGGCGCGTTCGAATTTTACGCGGGACAATTCATCTCACTCGAAGTCCCGCGCGACGGCGAAAAAGAAGCGCGACCTTACTCGATTGCGTCCGCGCCGCGGGGCGATTCGAAATTCGATCTTTGCCTGAATCGCGTGGAGGGCGGGTACGTCTCGAATTATCTGTGCGACGTTGCAGCGGAGACAATTGTGGATGTGAATGGCCCGCATGGATCCTTTGTCGTATCGCAGCCAATGGAGCAGGATTTGGTGTTTATCGCGACGGGCACAGGCATCGCGCCGATTCGCGGAATGCTCACGGAGGTTTTGCATTCGCGTGAGGAGTTGTCGCACGATGTGTGGCTGCTCTTCGGCGTACGGCATCAGGAGACGATTCTTTACCGGAGCGAATTCGAAGATTTGGCTGCCGCGAATCCGCGATTTCATTTTGTTCCGACGCTGAGCCGTCCGGCGGGCGACTGGCAGGGCAAGACGGGGTACGTGCAGGAGCATTTGCGGAAGATTTTTGCCGGGCGGAAGGATTTCAAGACGTATATCTGCGGACTGAAGGCGATGGTAGATGAAGTCCGATTTATTCTGAAAGAGGAATTCGGGCTCGACCGCAAACAGATTCGCTTCGAAAAATACGATTAGGGCGCTTGACGAATTTTTCCTGCGGATTTCCTAGGAAGCGATTCCAAAAAAATCAGGAAACGAACGTGCAGCCCACGCGCGTGCCGCCGTCGGCCTTGCGCGTGTATACTTTGCGCAAATTCACGCGCAGGGGCGGCAAAATCGGAACGTGCAGCACGGCAAAGAATGGCGAAGGGATTTCTTCGGCGCCTTCCATGAGCAACGCCAGCCCGCCGGTACAGAGATCCGCAACGGTGGCATTTTTCTTTTCGTGGCCTGCAATCACGGCATAGGCGCGTGTTCCCGCGAGAGAAACACGTTCCCATTTTCGCCGCTCGCTGCTCGCTCGCGTTTCTGGATGCGTGACCAGTGGCGGTGCGGCTTGCGCTTTTGGAGGTGCGGGTGGTTGCTGTGGCACGAGAGCGGGCGGCTGCGATGGAGGCTGCGGCGCGGCGGGAGCGGGTCTTGCCACGTCGCGCGAACGCGCGTGCGTGCGCTGGGCATTTTTCAACTGATAGAGGCGCGTATCCGCGAGGCGCAGGAGAACTTCCTTGGTTTCGCCATCCTGCGGATGAACGGCAATGCCGTAGTCGATGGTCACACCGGCGTCCAATTTCAGAGGCGCAATTTCGCCTTCGAAGTGAGTGCGCAAACGATCGCAGAGCGTGGCGGCCTGCTCGGGATCGGCTTGCGGAAGCAGCAACGCGAATTCATCGCCGCCAATGCGAAACGCGAAGTCCGAAGCGCGCAGGTTTTTTCGCAGCGTGGTGGCGGCCAGTTGCAAAACCTGATCGCCCTGCAAGTGGCCGTACAGATCGTTCACTTCTTTCAGGCGGTGAAGGTCGAGCAGAACGAGCGCGAGATGCTGGCCGTATCGCTTGGCGCGATTGAATTCCTTGTTGCAATATTCTTCGAATAACCTGCGATTGTAGAGACCGGTCAGCGCGTCCGTTGCTGCGTTTAACTGCAGTTTCTTGAACTCCTCGTACTCCATCAAAATGGGGACGCGAAGAATGCTGGTGGAGGCAAGCACATCCACCATGGCCGTCTTGAGCGAAACGCGACGACCCATGCTTTCGGAAAGTTCTCCGCGGCGCGCGAGGATTTGGCTCCAGTAATCGAGGCTCTGCGCCTGCGTGACATCGATGCTGGCAATGGATTTGAAAAATTGCTGCAGAAATTGTGCGCGGACGGATTCCTCGAGATTGTCGAGAGTTTCGACAAGCAGGTCATAGAATGAATCGTCCGCCGAGGACGGTATATTCGACTCCGCTGGCTGGGGCATCAGAGTTTTAATCTTGGTCTTCGGAAATGAATTTCATACTCCGAGACGAGTGGCGCTCCTGCGGGGACACTAGCAGAATAGCAATGGCGATGCCAACGCTCAAAGAATTTGTGGAGGAAGCATGTTCCGTAAGATATAGAAAAAAGGGGAGAAATCGGCGGCAGGAGTGGGCTCCGGATGTGGAGAAGATTTCAAGATGAAGAATGAGAAAGGAATTCCCACTTTTCGCACATCCTATGCATGCCTGGGGCGGACCGTAAGATAGTTATTCGAGAGGCTTTAGAAATTCGACAGCGGCCAATTCCATCTCACCGCTGCTCTCCAGGCGCCGGACGCGGGCCTGGATCGGTGGCGTGCCAAGCACGCCGAGTTCAGCGGAAGCTGGGAGCGGGGCCGGGATGGTCAGGGAGATGATGTCGCCATGACGCAGCGGACGGGGACTGATTAGACGAGCGCCCAAGCTACTAATATCAAGCGTTTTGGCCAGTTCGAGGAAATTCGAACCTCCGCCATCCGTGCCACGAATGAAGAGCGGGACCTGCAAGCGAATACGTTGAAACTTTCGCCGCTCTCCATGCCCATTGCTCGAACTCATACACACCCTCAGAATACTGAATGCCCCAGCGACTAGAACCGGGGTATTAGTACTCGTTTATGCTGCAATTTGGTGGCTATTCCGTCAGTTTTTATATTCTGTAAGGCTTTTATTTTGTGTTGGTTAAGATGTGTCTATGCAGGACCTTCAAGATAGGGATGATCCGGCCAGATTGTGCAGAACTTCTTTGCATTTTAAGTGCAAAGGAAACGCATTTACCATTGACACTCCTGTGGCCCTTTGCCAACATCATCGCGCGTGGTGGTATCTGCGAAATCAGCCTGTTTAGCCTGAAAAATGAATTGGGATTCCGAGATTCTCCGAGCAAGTAGGGCCGGGAGGCGCTCTTGAATCGAACTGCATCGACCGAGGCGCAGGCGACCGGCGCGACGGTGTTCGGACTGATGTCCAGCCTTCTGGATGCGGTGGATAAACCCCTGCTTGTCACGGATCGTGCCGGGCGGATTTTGTTTGCCAATTTGCATGCGCAAGATTCGCTGAGCTGCAAGCAGGAGGAGGGAAGCAGCCAGCCAAATCTTTTTCGCGACATTCTACATGTGGATGCGAAAGGACTTTTCGGCCAATTGGAACGAGGTGAGCAGGAAGTGAATCTTCTGGTCGATGCCGCGAGCGGACGGGCGCGCGCGCGAATTCGATGGCTGCCTGAACCGGACTGGCTGGTTGTTTTCGCAGAACCGGCCCTTACCGAGGCGCCCGTCGATCAGGATCAAATGAGGCGCACGGTAAAGGATCTTCTGCAAGAAAGGGAGATCACGTACCGGAATCTGCTGGCCGCGTATCTGCGATTGCAGGAAGTCAATCGGCAGAAGACCGTTTTTCTGGGATCTGCCGCGCACGAATTGAAAACTCCACTGGCAGTGATGAAGGGTTACTATGATCTTCTGCTCTCCGAATCACTGGGACATTTGACAGAAAAGCAGCGCGATATTCTGCAAGAATCGAAGCAAAGTTGCGACCGGCTGGTCCGTCTCGTCTCAACGTTCCTGAACTACACAGCACTGGAGAGCGGCAAACTTGTGCTGCAATTTCAGGATAACGACATCAAGGATTGCATGAATGATGTGGCGATTCGATGGAAGGAAACATTTCGCCGCGCCAATGTGCATTTCGAAGTGATCATGGACGAGAAGTTGCCGATTTTCAAATTCGATTACCCCAAAGTTCAGCAGTGCATAACCAATCTGGTGGATAATGCACTGAAGCATACTCCGGTAGGCGGAAAGGTGATTCTGCAAGCAGAAACGCATTTCTGGGAAAGGCGCGTGGTTCCCACAACGCCCTCGAAAGAGCGCAGGTCGGCAAGACGGCCGCAGCCGAACAGCGTGATGATCTCCGTAAGCGACACGGGAGTGGGCATCGCTGCCGAATATCATCAGGAGATATTCGAGGATTTTGTTCGTGTCGATCCATCTTCTTCGGGGATGGGACTCGGATTGGCAATTACAAAGCGGCTGATACAGGCGCATCATGGGAAGATTTGGGTGGATAGCGAACCCGGGCGCGGAAGTTCATTCAAGTTCCTGCTGCCAACGAAAGTCGAGGCCTATAGCTATGCGTGAGGGAGCCCGCGGCCAAACGAATGTGGCCGAAAAAGAAAAGATCCTGATCATCGACGATGAGCCGAGCATCCGGAAGTATTTGCAAACGCTTCTGGAAGTGGACGGCTTCGAAGTTTCCGCGGTCACGAGCGGGAACGATGGGCTCGAAGCCATTGGCGCCGGCACGAAGCCTGATTTCGTAATTTTGGACGTGCTGATGCCGGAGATGGATGGCTTGGAGACATTGCGGCGGCTGATGTTGATGGACCGCAGCCTGAACGTAATCATGCTTTCGTGCTCCAACGAAGTGAGCACAGTGGTCGAGGCGATCCGGCTGGGCGCACACGATTATCTGACCAAGCCTTTCGAGAAGCCGGAACTCGATGCAGCTCTGCTGAAGTGCCGGCAGAAGAGGCAGCTGAAAGCGGAAAATCAAGCTCTGCGCGAATACTGCGATGAACTGACGGGAGATTTATCGTTTCTGGCCGCCAGCCCGCAAATGCTGAAAATTCGGCAGCAGATTTTCCAGGTCGCGCCGGTGGACGTGCCCGTATTCATCAGCGGCGAGAGCGGCGTGGGCAAGGAAGTCGTGGCGCGAATGATTCATCTGCGATCGGCGCGCCGGCAGCATGTTTTCGTCAAGGTAAATTGTGCGGCGCTGCCGGGTGAACTGCTGGAATCCGAATTATTCGGATACGAGCCCGGCGCCTTTACGGGAGCGGTCCGTGCCAAGCCCGGGAAATTCGAGCTGGCGAACAAGGGAACGATTTTTCTGGATGAGATTGCGGAGATCCCGCCCCACCTGCAAGCGAAATTGCTTCATGTGCTGCAAGACAATCAGTTTTCACGGCTCGGTGCGCGAGCGTCGGTTCAAGTAGACGTTCGCGTGTTGGCGGCAACGAACGTCCAAGTGCACGAAGCGATGAAATCCGGAAAGTTTCGAGAGGATCTTTATTATCGATTGAGCGTCCTGTCGCTGCACATTCCGCCACTGCGAGAGCGCACTGATGAAATACCAATGCTCTTCCGTCATTTTCTGGCGAAGCACAGCGAAAAATTCCAGAAGGCCGTGCCTGAACCTTCGGCGCATTTGATGGAAGCAGCGATGCGCTATCCATGGCCGGGAAACTTACGCGAACTGGAAAATTTCGTGAAGCGCTATGTGATTCTCGAAGATGATGATGGCAGCCTGCGGGAATTGCTGGAGCTGACGGAATCACAACAACGGATTTCTCCAAAGGAAGAGGCTGCACCCCCACGCGAGCAAGGCCTGAAGGCGCTGGTACGAAGCTTGAAGGATGAAGCGGAGATGGAGGCCATTGCAGACGCACTGGAGAAAACGAACTGGTGCCGCAAGGATGCAGCGAAGATACTGGGGATCAGTTACAAAGCATTGTTGTACAAAATGAGGCAATTTAATTTGGATTCTGGGCGTGGTGCACGTACTGGTATGGCACCGGGAGTCCCAGCAATACGCGGATCATAGGCGTAAACTGCCTGCAACAACTTGCATATTGAGTGCAGAAGGCTGAATGCCTCTGCGCGGCCATAGCGAATCCGTCATCAGGACGAAATATTCCTCTTGTTTCTTTCAAGGAAGTTTGGCACAAATTATCACCGCAGGTTGCGTGAGACCTTAGAAGAGGTTCGCGGCTGTTACGAAAGGGTTTGCGCCGATTCGGGGAGAACAAGCGCGCATGCCCGCTGGCCCTGGGGGCGGGTAAGATAGGGCCGGAATCCTCACGCAGGTACAGCGCCGAAACTTGGGAATCCAGACTTTGGAAACCGGATTGCTGCCCATTACCTCGGGATAGGGTGCGTCTGCGCACGCAGATTGAGAGGAGCATTGGGGATGACGGAGCGTCGTGTAGCTCGCCGGTATGATCTAACCCTTCCTGTCGTTGTCCAATTGCCGGTAAGCAAGGAAACAACAATTCACAATGGACGGACTCGAGACATCTCCACACGGGGTGTTTACTTCCGGTTGCAGAAGGATCTGGCACCCGGTACAGAGTTGGACTTTACGCTGACCCTTCCTGCGGAGATTACACAAGGTCAAGAGGTATTTGTGCGAGCGCATGGTCGAGTCGTTCGCGTGGATCACGCAAGCACGGAGACAGAATCATCCGCAGAGATCGGCGTAGCTGCCGTAATCGAACGATACGACATTATCCGCGGCGAATCGGCCAGAGCCTGAGTTCTGTAGCACGCGAGATACAAGGAATCCTCTGGCATCCTTTTCGGAATAACCTCCACATTCTGAAAACCGCTCTGGCAAGCATCGGCATGTGACATGCGTTAATCGCTTTATTCTCAGTATTTTGCCACTTTTCCACAATATCTTTTGTTTTCAATAATATAGCGAATCATAAGAGGATACCTGTCGCGCCTTAAACTAATCGGCCTGAGTTGGGGAAAAGGGGTTCCCTCGAGTGAAAACATTTTCCACTTTTCGGAGGTTCGCGCATGAATTTGGTATATAGAGCGAGATAGCGGATACCCATACCTAATTCTATTAACTTACATAAAATAAAAGCTTTATTGTAATATTGACAGTCGGCTTTGCGATCTTTAAGGAACCATGTACATTGGTTTTCAGTGTGCAAGTGAATGAGTCTGCACAGGGCCTAAGTTAGCGCCCTGTCTTGGAGTGGTGCAACGGTGGGAACGGCGACGCGTCAAGTTCCAAGTCGATTGAGCGGGGAGACAAATCTCACCGTGCCTCCGGACGAGGTGGTGTTCGGTCGATCGGAGGCAATGGGTGTTGTCCACCAGAAGCTGGAGAAAGTAGCTGGGGCAAATATTCCGGTCCTCTTACAGGGCGAGAGCGGTACGGGGAAAGAAATTATCGCCAAATTGATCCACAGGCGCTCGCCGTGGGAGACCGGTCCATTTGTGAAGGTGAATTGTCCGGCGATCCCAGGAACGCTTGTCGAGAGCGAACTTTTTGGCTACGAGAAGGGCGCATTTACCGGGGCGAACGGCACGAAGCCAGGACGAGTGGAAATGGCGCAGAACGGAACACTCTTCCTGGACGAAATTGCCGAACTGGAGATGGGCCTCCAAGCGAAATTGCTGCAGCTGCTTCAAGATGGCCAGTTTTGCCCGATCGGCGCGCAAGAAGACAAGCGAATCGACGTGCGCGTGGTGTGCGCGACGAATCGTAACCTAGAAGAGGAAATCGATCAGGGAAGTTTCCGACAAGACCTCTACTATCGGATCAATGTGGTGAATATTCAACTGCCGAGCCTGCGGGAGCGGACGGCTGATATTCCCTGTATCTCGGACTTCCTGCGACGGGTCTACAGCGAGAAATTCAACCGCCCAACCCAGCCACTCTCCGCACGACGGCTGGATATGATGCAGAGATATCACTGGCCGGGAAACATCCGCGAACTCGAAAACATGATGAAGCGCTATGTGATCCTTGGCTCGGAAGACGCCATTGCGATTGACCTTTCCAGCGGAGGTTCAAGTTCCTCCTCTTCTTCTTTCCTGCCAGACGTGCCGCTCAATGGGTCGATTTCGCTGAAGAAGGTTACGCGCCAAGCGACGCGCGAATTCGAAAAGAAAATCATTCTGAAAACTTTGCAAACGCACAACTGGAATCGGAAGAGAGCAGCCAGTGCCCTGAATATCAGTTACCGCGCCCTGCTGTACAAACTGAAAGAAGCGGGCGTGCCAGGCCGCAAGGTCTCGGAGAATCCGCAACCCCGGAATTAAGCGGGAGTTTTCTTCGAGTTTTTGCAAAAGGAGCAGGGAGACATGAACGCCGTTGTTATGGGTAAGGGAAAATGGATGTTACTTGCGCCGGCGCTGCTGATCGCGCTGTTGGTGACATACGGTCAAGACAAAAAGACGGCGTCTGCCGCAGCGGATCCTCCGTCGAAGGCGGTTCAACCGGAACAGCCGGCAAGTACTGTGGAGAAGCCTGTAATTGACGCGAAGTCTTACGTTATTGGCGAAAACGACATGCTGGACATCGATGTGTGGAAGGAAAAGGAGATCTCACGGCAGATACCTGTGAGGCCAGATGGCAAGATCTCGCTACCGCTGATCGGTGAAATTCAGGCAAGCGGGCTTACACCGCTGCAGCTTCAAGACAATATCACGCGGCTCCTGAAGGCATACATTGAGAATCCGGAAGTGACCGTGATCGTTGATGACCCGCGCAGCCACCAATTCAACATCGTCGGTCAAGTGACGCGGCCAGGTACTTATCCACTGAGCGAATCCATGACCGTCCTCGATGCCCTCGCGGAAGCGGGCGGATTCAGAGATTTTGCAAAGGAAACGAAGATTTATGTTTTGCGGCCTGTTCCCGGAGGGATACGAGTGCGCATTCCGTTCGATTACAAGGCCGTGATCCGCGGACGCAGCCTGCAGGAAAACGTGGTGTTGAAACCTGGGGATACGATTGTAGTTCCTTGAGATCGGCTGAATGCGACGACTGATACCAATCCGAGCAGGCGCTTGTGCGGCGATTCTCTTGCTGGCC
Protein-coding sequences here:
- a CDS encoding sigma 54-interacting transcriptional regulator → MFGRSEAMGVVHQKLEKVAGANIPVLLQGESGTGKEIIAKLIHRRSPWETGPFVKVNCPAIPGTLVESELFGYEKGAFTGANGTKPGRVEMAQNGTLFLDEIAELEMGLQAKLLQLLQDGQFCPIGAQEDKRIDVRVVCATNRNLEEEIDQGSFRQDLYYRINVVNIQLPSLRERTADIPCISDFLRRVYSEKFNRPTQPLSARRLDMMQRYHWPGNIRELENMMKRYVILGSEDAIAIDLSSGGSSSSSSSFLPDVPLNGSISLKKVTRQATREFEKKIILKTLQTHNWNRKRAASALNISYRALLYKLKEAGVPGRKVSENPQPRN
- a CDS encoding PilZ domain-containing protein, which codes for MTERRVARRYDLTLPVVVQLPVSKETTIHNGRTRDISTRGVYFRLQKDLAPGTELDFTLTLPAEITQGQEVFVRAHGRVVRVDHASTETESSAEIGVAAVIERYDIIRGESARA
- a CDS encoding polysaccharide biosynthesis/export family protein, which encodes MNAVVMGKGKWMLLAPALLIALLVTYGQDKKTASAAADPPSKAVQPEQPASTVEKPVIDAKSYVIGENDMLDIDVWKEKEISRQIPVRPDGKISLPLIGEIQASGLTPLQLQDNITRLLKAYIENPEVTVIVDDPRSHQFNIVGQVTRPGTYPLSESMTVLDALAEAGGFRDFAKETKIYVLRPVPGGIRVRIPFDYKAVIRGRSLQENVVLKPGDTIVVP